The genomic region TAGCTCCTGGCCCAGTATCACCacggtcgcgcgctcctcctcggTCTGGGCCTAGCAATCATgtgcggcccacttgcccttagcCGCACCTGCCACTTACTTGTGAGACCATCCTGTCAGAAGTATCTCGTCTCCCGAACAGAAGCAGCGAATGCTGCGGAACTCCATGCCGAGTTTATCACAACCTCACGATTTTCTCGCCCTTATCCTCTCTCACCCTTCAAAGCATAAATACTCTCCCCGCTCACCCACCTTAGGCCGCCTAGGTGCCGTATTCACCTGTGCTCCGCCGAGGAATGCGAGAGGTAGGAGAGAGAGTGAGGCAAGGGCCGCCATTGGGTCCGCTCGCCGTTGTGTCCGTTCGGGGCAAACACGGTGACCTCGGGAGCCAGGGAACCTGCTGGGCGGAAGGAAGACCAGCGCCCTCATCCTCCGCGCACATCGAAAGGTCGTCGTGTGCGCCGCCGCCCTGTACCTGTGCGCTGGCGGGCGGGGAAATCATCGCCAGAACGTTGGGCGGACCTAGGTGCCATCGTTCGGCTAGGTCGCAGACCAGAGCGCGCTCACCAGTGCTGGTTGCGTATGCTGCGCTGTGGCCATGTgcaaggacggtgtcgccgatccACTGCTCGCCGCGGATTGTACCACCGACGCCCAAAACCACGGTATGGATGCTTCCCCGTGCTTCGCAATCCTCCATTAGATGTGTAGCAAACCTCGTCTGTTCGATTCGGGGCCAGAATCGCCGGGTGGCCGCAACTCGACCATGGCGCCACCATTGAATTGTGGGCGCCATCATTGGTGTTGTCGGAGGAAGAAGGTGAACCCATGGCCGTTTGATCCATTACTGGCGTTTAGGATTAGTTCGGTGGGGTGTGTCATCGTGTGTTGTTGATGCTAGGAAGGTCGGCCACGATTACATACCGGCATACCGATTCGGTATGTGAATACCGGCCATCCGATGGGGATCTGAGGGACGTAGTTCGATCCTGTGTGATTTAAATCTCGATCTTTAATCGCTAATCCATTGGTCAAGAGCACACGCCGCTTGGGTTAAAGAGTAGATCTAATCCACACCACTAATTTTGGATCGGGTGGCTGGGGTAAGCGGATACCCCTTCGGGCGCGCAATTATTCAAAAGAGCCCTCGGACTTCATttaaatgaacccgccgtccactgaTGGCGTAAGATTATTACGGTTAGGCCCTAAAATTTATGAAAACAACCCTGACCTCTCTGGAAATCTTGTCTGCAGTCCAGAATTAATAGAATTATTCATAATTAAGTCAGAAAATgaattttaatataaaaataaatccagaacttatataattcatagaaaattcatcttagctcctttttaatcaattccagtggcattaattttgttttaatactatttatcacctagtaactctgcatagacatgaaacatagattaaaaatTGTTTACTTAATTTATCCGTGCCAAGTACTTAATaactttggaaatccataacttcttcgttttaatTCCGATCTGGTCTGTTCAAGTCGCGTTAGTttcatataaatatttactatgcaataacaacacttATTGTACCATGtttcattcttttataattagatctttatttaacttatgttggtatgtcttgttaatctgcttatcattataaACTACTAGAATATGGTCTATGGTCAATCTTtaatctagattaaagttgaattaattactactttaggttatcttttctctgtaattataaaataaacatagaacctagtgttaatcatttaatcacatcataactCGATGACCACGActctgatcttagtagttctcgatcccgcgatctcgtagcgacgcgtagactattattatgcagtgtgttcttatgtttggtgtgatgttaattttttctatATCATGTatatttgtattgctacgactagcgcgaggttacgaggatTTGAAGATTCACCCTGGTAactagaatctcaagtgccagacaagttgtgcccttgatcaccttcatttacccaataatgtttttAGTGTCatttattcaatgcataggtttaattttgatgggacccaataggtcaccctagactgtttatctttttaccttgtttacccctaaatcattgggtagttatgctattgctttacatggtttttgggttaatatttcattatatccatgttcctgttattctgttatgttatttatgttcatgataagatcattatgttaatgggaacatggagaaccacccaggaaaacagtgctaccacaagggtttcatgggacgcccttggccgattaattaggaaagctagcgaatgactaccttacccgaaaggggcaagggcagtaggggagtggtcagtgtagggaggtccttgggttgattttgctgcgatggcggtcacgcGAGGGATTCCAgccctggagcttcctataaactgtagcgggttttctgaagctagtggaactttgtaaaggcctcgtagtgttaccctgcctcgcttccttggtagaggtgtatgggattcatgaccccttggtagatgggtaacatgacttgtgggtaaagatgtgcaacctctgcagagtgtaaaactggtatactagccgtgctcacggtcatgagcagctcggacattaacttatgtaacttaaattcaatttgtcatttgcatttgcatggaattatttattaattttgttctattgttatttttattatggtttggtatttacttatatttagtaattgctaataaaattttgaccaactaattaaaagcaatgttcagctttaacccctattgttgattagccttacacatcacatgatctcccacctttggtgagttcatgccacgttattccccacaacttgttgagcgatgaatatgtgtgagctcacccttgctgtctcataccccccccacaggagaagaacaggtggttcaagaggagccacacatcgaggagttcgatttgatctaggtggcgtctcccagttgactttctagcaccaaggatggattttagatcatgttatatttatcttttattttgtaagacttctgctatgtaataaatactctgattattgtgacatttatctctatacactctgttattatttatgttgtcttctttggcgcatgtatgagatgcacccggctttgtcccttgaaGCCTGGGTGTGacaccagtggagcaacggctatctgcaccaacggtcgactctgcaaagtaaacactgtcacggcagaagtcagagcaggaagtcagaggggcaccggactgtccggtgccgcaagaagacaatgcctgcaacggtcgaccagctccgaaccctaacgattgggtgacgtgacagcgcaccggacaaggaatagTGCCtgtcctgtggcgcaccggactgtccggtgcgcccaacgccaacagcctccccaacggctatggaagtggttgggggctataaatacccccaaccacctcattcattcatcatccaagcattccaaacatctcattcaatacaagagcaaaagactccactccaagacatatcaaatagattgaatcctctctaagcatccaaatcaactcaattccattaggaacttgagagagggtgctcttttgttcttttgttgctcttgtcgcttggattggcctttttcatttcccattcttattcttaagtgctttgtaagcaaagcaagagacaccaagtgtgtggtggtccttgcggggtcttagtgacccgtgagattaaggaagaaggctcactcggtctaagtgatcgtttgagagagggaaatgattgaaatagacccggtcttagtgacctcctcaacggggactaggttctttggaaccgaacctcggtaaaacaacccATTGtgtcactcgccttgattcttgtttgatttgtttttcccctctctttcggacttgaatttaattctaacgctaacccccgaccttagtgcttgtttaagtttataaatttcaggtttcgcctattcacccccactctaggcgactttcagcaccATTCTTGGTCTTTCGGAAACAAGCTAACTTCTCCTTCTGACTCTCCTCCATCTCTTGTGCGACCTCTTCCTCAAGCTCTTTCATGTCTGCCTCTGTAAGGTCTTCCATCGTGACCTTGATCACGTTCAAGGGGTGGATGTGGGACTTGTCCTGTGCCATTTTCTTTGTTGTTTGGTCCTCCATGACCTGACTATGATTGGCGATGAGGATGCCAATCACTAGCATTTTGTCATTGTAAAACGATGCAAATCGTTCCCCAGTGGAGTCGCCAAATCTATTGCTACCAGCAATTTGCCAAGCATCAGTGACGATGATCGATTCTCACTTTCGCAAAGAGACTCGGATGCTTTTCTCGACAAAACACCAAAAAAGAGAGAAAAATAGATAGGAGATTAAACAAAACGATAACAACGAATTCCTCTTTTTCTACTCATTATAGTAGCTTACAATTatgcttatatatatatatatatatatatatatatatatatatatatatatatatatagtatctcTAACCGAACATGAAACTAACTTAATCTAAACAATAGAAACTAACTTAGCCTAAACAATTTACAATAGGAAGAATCCTAACAAACTCCCATTTCTACTTCTGGCAGGTCCATCACATCCAACATCTGCACCACATTAATTCATAAGTTTAATAAGGGGTCCATCACAATTTGGATTATCCAACAAAATCCAAAGCTAGCGATTGGATGTATAGGGTCCAAAGCTAGCGATTGGATGTACGGGCGTTTGTGATTGGCGCACACGGGATAAGATAATCTTATCTGATGGCGCTCGTCGTGGCCACCCATTCCATCTTCTGCTGGGTAGCAGCTAGCAGTATACAAGAGCTTGCTTGCTGTCCTAGTCCTACCTACTGACGAGCTCGCCATGGCCTCCCTCTCCTCTGCCGCCGTCACCGCCCCTTCCTTCGCCGCACCAGCGCCAGCCCGCGCCGTGGTCAGAAGGAGGTCCTTCACCGTGCGCGCCTCTCTCCGCAAGGCCACCGGCACCGCCGCCGTGGCAATGGCTGCCAGCGCCCTGCTTGCCGGCGGTGCCATGGCCCAGGAGGTGCTGCTGGGCGCAGGCGACGGCGGGCTCGTCTTCGAGCCCAGCCAGTTCACCGTCAAGGCCGGCGACACCATCACATTCAAGAACAACGCCGGCTTCCCGCACAacgtcgtcttcgacgaagacgAGGTGCCGAGCGGCGTCGACGCCACCAAGATCTCGCAGGAGGAGTACCTCAACGCGCCAGGCGAGACCTACTCCGTCACCCTCACCGTGCCGGGAACCTACGGCTTCTACTGCGAGCCGCATCAAGGAGCCG from Zea mays cultivar B73 chromosome 6, Zm-B73-REFERENCE-NAM-5.0, whole genome shotgun sequence harbors:
- the LOC103629356 gene encoding plastocyanin, chloroplastic; this encodes MASLSSAAVTAPSFAAPAPARAVVRRRSFTVRASLRKATGTAAVAMAASALLAGGAMAQEVLLGAGDGGLVFEPSQFTVKAGDTITFKNNAGFPHNVVFDEDEVPSGVDATKISQEEYLNAPGETYSVTLTVPGTYGFYCEPHQGAGMVGKITVN